One genomic region from Sorangium aterium encodes:
- the tsaE gene encoding tRNA (adenosine(37)-N6)-threonylcarbamoyltransferase complex ATPase subunit type 1 TsaE: MRIELPSRRSTIRLARALAGRLAGGDLVVLAGDLGAGKTFFARALCRALGVPPALPITSPTFTLVHEHEGRVPIAHADAYRLGGASSAEDARDDAAAELAQLGLRERRAEGALVVVEWGEPFVEALGGDALLIRLAAPEDPAAPGRAAEIRATGARSGEVLAAVDDELRRGSVGSRGAGPGAA, translated from the coding sequence ATGCGCATCGAGCTGCCGAGCCGCCGCAGCACCATCCGCCTGGCGCGAGCGCTCGCCGGGCGCCTCGCGGGCGGCGATCTGGTCGTCCTCGCCGGCGATCTCGGCGCCGGGAAGACGTTCTTCGCCCGCGCCCTCTGCCGGGCGCTCGGCGTCCCGCCGGCGCTCCCGATCACCAGCCCGACGTTCACGCTGGTCCACGAGCACGAGGGCCGGGTCCCCATCGCGCACGCCGACGCCTACCGCCTCGGGGGCGCGTCCTCCGCGGAGGACGCGCGCGACGACGCCGCCGCGGAGCTCGCCCAGCTCGGGCTGCGCGAGCGCCGCGCCGAGGGCGCGCTCGTCGTGGTGGAGTGGGGCGAGCCGTTCGTGGAGGCGCTCGGGGGCGACGCGCTCCTGATCCGCCTCGCCGCGCCGGAGGATCCGGCCGCGCCCGGCCGTGCCGCCGAGATCAGGGCGACCGGCGCGCGGAGCGGCGAGGTGCTCGCCGCGGTGGATGACGAGCTGCGGCGCGGCTCCGTTGGATCGCGGGGAGCCGGGCCGGGCGCTGCGTGA
- a CDS encoding MlaE family ABC transporter permease: MKEGAETSHGQLLNRALEPVLAFLDNIGNIVTLTFQTIVWLVRPPFRPAQFLAAMDFMGAQSVFIVGLTGVFSGMVVTLQTSYALRAFSAEGRVGGLVAVSLARELAPVFSAIMVTARAGSAMAAELGNMRVTEQIDAIATMGVSPVQYLLSPRLFAATVMLPLLCILYTSVGMCGSYLVAVLWLGGDAGAFFQSIRDFALPKDISMGLIKACVFGFIVSSISCRHGFYASGGARGVGVATTRAVVESCVTVLVTNYILTQLLLDM; encoded by the coding sequence GTGAAAGAAGGCGCTGAGACCAGCCACGGCCAGCTGCTCAACAGGGCGCTGGAGCCGGTCCTCGCGTTCCTCGACAACATCGGCAACATCGTCACGCTCACCTTCCAGACGATCGTCTGGCTCGTGCGCCCGCCGTTCCGCCCCGCCCAGTTCCTCGCGGCGATGGACTTCATGGGCGCGCAGTCGGTCTTCATCGTCGGCCTGACCGGCGTCTTCAGCGGCATGGTCGTGACGCTGCAGACGTCCTACGCGCTGCGCGCGTTCAGCGCCGAGGGCCGCGTCGGCGGCCTCGTCGCGGTCTCGCTGGCCCGCGAGCTCGCGCCGGTCTTCTCCGCGATCATGGTCACCGCCCGCGCCGGCAGCGCCATGGCCGCGGAGCTCGGCAACATGCGCGTCACCGAGCAGATCGACGCCATCGCGACGATGGGCGTGAGCCCCGTGCAGTACCTGCTCTCGCCGCGGCTCTTCGCCGCGACGGTGATGCTGCCGCTGCTCTGCATCCTGTACACGAGCGTCGGCATGTGCGGCTCGTACCTCGTGGCCGTGCTCTGGCTCGGCGGCGACGCGGGCGCGTTCTTCCAGAGCATCCGCGACTTCGCCCTCCCCAAGGACATCTCCATGGGGCTCATCAAGGCGTGCGTCTTCGGCTTCATCGTCTCGTCGATCTCGTGCCGCCACGGCTTCTACGCCTCCGGCGGCGCGCGCGGCGTCGGCGTCGCGACCACGCGCGCGGTCGTCGAGAGCTGCGTCACCGTGCTCGTCACGAACTACATCCTGACGCAGCTCTTGCTCGACATGTGA
- a CDS encoding NADP-dependent oxidoreductase → MSTSSLSNRRYTLKARPEGPPDRSHFELREAPVREPGDGEVLVRTRYLSVDPTNRLWMSDMKQYMPPVNQGEVMRAVGVGVVERSRHPDYNAGDLVSGLLGWQDYNVAAPGELALTRLPALDVPLGAFLCPLHITGGFTAYVGLFDIAQPRPGETIVVSAAAGSVGSLVGQMGKIAGCRVVGIAGSDAGCRYVTEELGFDACINYRTEDVAAALDRACPNGVDIDFENAGGDILDTVLDKMNLFGRVTVCGLISTYNDKQPRPGPVRFPLILMQRLRVQGFVILDHQARFPEAFEKIYGWIKEGRITWRERVVEGLENAPDALAMLFQPNKIGKLLIKVSE, encoded by the coding sequence ATGAGCACCTCGTCCCTCTCCAACCGCCGCTACACCCTGAAGGCGCGCCCCGAGGGCCCGCCGGACCGCAGCCATTTCGAGCTCCGCGAGGCTCCGGTCCGTGAGCCTGGCGATGGCGAAGTCCTCGTCCGCACACGCTACCTGTCCGTCGATCCGACGAACCGCCTCTGGATGAGCGACATGAAGCAGTACATGCCGCCCGTGAACCAGGGCGAGGTGATGCGCGCGGTCGGCGTCGGCGTCGTCGAGCGCTCCCGTCACCCCGACTATAACGCGGGAGACCTCGTGTCCGGCCTCCTCGGCTGGCAGGACTACAACGTCGCGGCTCCCGGCGAACTCGCCCTCACGCGCTTGCCCGCGCTGGACGTCCCGCTCGGCGCCTTCCTCTGCCCCCTTCACATAACCGGCGGCTTCACCGCCTACGTCGGCCTCTTCGATATCGCGCAGCCGAGGCCCGGCGAGACCATCGTCGTGTCCGCCGCCGCCGGCTCCGTGGGCTCCCTGGTCGGCCAGATGGGCAAGATCGCTGGCTGTCGCGTGGTGGGCATTGCCGGCAGCGACGCCGGGTGCCGCTATGTGACCGAGGAGCTCGGCTTCGACGCCTGCATCAATTACCGCACCGAGGATGTCGCGGCGGCGCTCGATCGCGCGTGTCCGAATGGCGTCGACATCGATTTCGAGAACGCGGGCGGCGACATCCTCGACACCGTGCTGGACAAGATGAACCTCTTCGGCAGGGTCACGGTCTGCGGCCTCATCTCGACCTACAACGACAAGCAGCCCCGCCCGGGCCCTGTGCGCTTCCCGCTCATCCTGATGCAGCGTCTCCGGGTGCAGGGCTTCGTCATCCTCGATCATCAAGCACGCTTCCCCGAGGCCTTCGAGAAGATCTACGGCTGGATCAAGGAGGGCAGGATCACCTGGCGCGAGCGCGTGGTGGAGGGCCTCGAGAACGCCCCGGATGCGCTCGCGATGCTCTTCCAGCCGAACAAGATTGGAAAGCTGCTGATCAAGGTCTCCGAGTAG
- a CDS encoding ArsA family ATPase, which produces MLGHGLPELERRRFLFVTGKGGVGKTTISGALALAFAARGKRVLVAMCHTKERLSAILGSKPIGPEVMQVGQRVWAVNISPDRALREYGEMVLKVRAAADLVFDNKYTRTFFRAVPGLFEWAMLGKAWFHTTELLPDGSNRFDVVLLDAPATGHGVDMLRVPKVILDVAPPGILRRDAEAAWAMFRDPARSGVVVVTLPEEMPATETVELVAEVRGDLGLPVHRVIINGVLPALFSPEEQRALLVDPARLDIQAPARAADTVESAFVAGARRAIRESVQRESLARLRRDLDLPTVMLPFLFDEGSTVAGTRMLAERL; this is translated from the coding sequence GTGCTCGGCCATGGCCTGCCGGAGCTCGAGCGCCGGCGCTTCCTGTTCGTGACCGGCAAGGGAGGCGTCGGGAAGACGACGATCTCGGGGGCCCTCGCCCTGGCCTTCGCGGCCCGCGGCAAGCGCGTCCTCGTCGCGATGTGCCACACGAAGGAGCGGCTCTCCGCCATCCTCGGCTCGAAGCCGATCGGCCCTGAGGTGATGCAGGTCGGCCAGCGCGTGTGGGCGGTGAACATCTCGCCGGACAGGGCCCTCCGGGAGTACGGCGAGATGGTCCTGAAGGTGCGCGCCGCGGCCGATCTCGTCTTCGACAACAAGTACACGCGCACCTTCTTCCGCGCGGTGCCCGGGCTGTTCGAGTGGGCGATGCTCGGCAAGGCGTGGTTCCACACGACGGAGCTGCTCCCGGACGGCTCCAACCGCTTCGATGTGGTCCTGCTCGACGCGCCCGCGACGGGGCACGGGGTGGACATGCTGCGGGTGCCGAAGGTGATCCTCGACGTGGCGCCGCCGGGCATCCTGCGCCGGGACGCCGAGGCGGCGTGGGCGATGTTCAGGGATCCCGCGCGGAGCGGGGTCGTCGTGGTGACGCTGCCGGAGGAGATGCCGGCCACGGAGACCGTCGAGCTCGTGGCGGAGGTCCGAGGCGACCTTGGCCTGCCCGTCCACCGGGTGATCATCAACGGCGTGCTGCCGGCGCTGTTCTCGCCCGAGGAGCAGCGGGCGCTCCTCGTCGACCCTGCGCGCCTCGACATCCAGGCGCCGGCGCGCGCCGCGGACACCGTCGAGAGCGCCTTCGTGGCGGGCGCGCGGCGGGCGATCCGCGAGTCGGTGCAGCGCGAGAGCCTGGCCCGCCTGCGCCGCGACCTCGACCTGCCCACCGTGATGCTGCCGTTCCTCTTCGACGAGGGCTCTACGGTCGCCGGCACGCGGATGCTGGCCGAGCGGCTCTGA